The DNA window GCGCCGCCACCACGGGCTCCTTGTAGGGAGTCGACCATCTCTGCCCGACCTGCTTCACCATCGCCGCCGCCATCTCGCGGCCCGCCGCAGTGAACAGATCGTGCTCGGGGACTCTGCCCTCGAGCATCTCTTCGATCTCCCGGAAGCGGCGAGCGGTCGGCGCCACGGATCCCGCCGCGAGACGAACCGTCCGCATGCGGCCGTCATCGCTCCTCGCGATGACAGCGGCGACGCTCATCCGCGAGATCGAGAGGGCGTTCCTCCTCCCGAGCTTGATGAAGCTCGATCCCGCCCCCGGCGGCGTGGCGGGAAACCGGATCTCGGATAGGATCTCGTCATCGGCCACCGCCGTCTCGTACGGACCGATGAGGGCCTCTTCCAGAGCGATCTCGCGGCGAGCGCGACGAGACAGGAGCACGAGCCGGGCATTGAGGGCGGCCAGCGCGGGCAGCGTGTCGGCGCAGGGGGAAGCGTTACAGAGATTCCCTCCGATGGTTCCCCGGTTGCGAATCTGCGGGGAACCGATCTGGGCGCACGACTCGCAGAGGAGGCGACCGCGCCGGAGCAACTCCGGATCCCGCTCCGCCTGAGCGTGCGTCACGAGGGCGCCCACTCTCACCACCGTC is part of the Candidatus Eisenbacteria bacterium genome and encodes:
- a CDS encoding xanthine dehydrogenase family protein subunit M; its protein translation is TVVRVGALVTHAQAERDPELLRRGRLLCESCAQIGSPQIRNRGTIGGNLCNASPCADTLPALAALNARLVLLSRRARREIALEEALIGPYETAVADDEILSEIRFPATPPGAGSSFIKLGRRNALSISRMSVAAVIARSDDGRMRTVRLAAGSVAPTARRFREIEEMLEGRVPEHDLFTAAGREMAAAMVKQVGQRWSTPYKEPVVAALVRRALGRAAGEAR